A section of the Leptospira kobayashii genome encodes:
- a CDS encoding LIC_10421 family protein — protein sequence MKLTKIIATGVLGFGLATANLYALDTNERLELLENAVIEQASTPAQKSAVSEYLANVAKEKTELAQALRDRARVSHGGKIISQINEQKELIRRAEALEREAQKYKKVSMSFAEAGKQVASN from the coding sequence ATGAAACTAACAAAAATAATCGCAACAGGGGTTCTAGGATTTGGTTTAGCAACTGCTAATCTTTACGCACTAGATACAAACGAAAGACTTGAACTATTGGAAAATGCTGTGATCGAACAAGCATCCACTCCAGCACAAAAGTCTGCCGTTTCGGAATACCTTGCGAACGTGGCTAAAGAAAAAACCGAACTTGCACAAGCTCTTCGTGACAGAGCTCGAGTTTCTCACGGTGGGAAAATCATTTCTCAGATCAATGAACAAAAAGAATTGATCAGACGCGCAGAAGCTCTCGAAAGAGAAGCTCAAAAATACAAAAAAGTATCTATGAGTTTCGCAGAAGCGGGAAAGCAAGTCGCTAGCAACTAA
- a CDS encoding cell division protein FtsQ/DivIB yields the protein MVDSTPENSEKRPNRKYMVPLALFVSGVIALALILHWVKSPKPIQKLVFEGLEVLKPADLMGFLEVDPEKIDPEMVGWKDWEKKLLTHPRIRKVRVSRDREGFLVITLQEKVAEFGVHVGDMLYEIDENREIISQNQVLAENLIVLSGNFPVTGNVVQGTQIEDITKEMRKTILSYPALRTRISEVTLEDDGDVVVYLKSPFRARVFIGDKLDFYSMRKLYASLAYLETENIKASTIDLRGEDAVYH from the coding sequence ATGGTTGACAGTACCCCGGAAAACTCAGAAAAAAGACCAAACCGAAAGTATATGGTACCATTGGCGTTATTTGTCTCTGGTGTAATTGCTTTGGCATTGATCCTTCATTGGGTAAAGAGCCCGAAGCCCATTCAAAAATTGGTTTTTGAAGGTTTGGAAGTTTTGAAACCCGCCGATCTAATGGGTTTTTTGGAAGTAGATCCGGAAAAAATAGATCCTGAGATGGTCGGCTGGAAGGATTGGGAAAAAAAACTTTTAACTCACCCTAGGATTCGAAAAGTTCGGGTTTCTCGGGATAGGGAAGGTTTTCTTGTAATCACCTTACAAGAGAAAGTTGCAGAGTTCGGTGTTCATGTGGGAGATATGTTATACGAGATTGACGAAAACCGTGAAATTATTTCACAAAACCAAGTTCTTGCGGAAAACCTGATTGTTTTGTCGGGTAATTTTCCTGTGACTGGGAATGTGGTTCAAGGTACTCAAATTGAAGATATAACAAAAGAAATGCGAAAAACCATACTTAGTTATCCTGCTCTTCGGACAAGAATCTCCGAAGTAACTTTGGAAGATGACGGTGATGTTGTTGTTTATTTAAAATCTCCTTTTCGGGCAAGAGTATTTATTGGAGATAAACTGGATTTTTATTCGATGCGTAAATTATACGCCTCTCTTGCTTATTTAGAAACTGAAAATATAAAAGCTTCCACAATTGATTTAAGGGGAGAAGACGCAGTCTATCACTGA
- the ftsA gene encoding cell division protein FtsA, translating into MEDAPIVTALDLGSSLVKVVIGRLVNEYEIEIIGTGSYPSGGIKNGSIVNIETTTKSIIEAFGDAELMAGQEVSAVVVNVSGKSVHGFNEKGIIAITNRERTVSEMDIMRVVEAAQSVHVPGDQQVIHVLTKEFKVDDQVNIKDPIGMTGVRLEAEVHIVSCGSTALNNIDRCVEQSGLIQMDRVLSSLASSEAVLTSGEKDLGTVVVDIGSGICDIIVYVDGGIAFSSVVPFGGFHITSDLSIGLKTTIETAEILKKRYGHTQIDQIDPTEKIEIPAISGRAARSIFRQELVEIMEPRVREILEMVDHELNRSGFKPALAGGVILTGGTSLLHGIDVLAEEVFRLSVGRAKPAGLTGLTDKVSSPEYATAIGLIKYVSKLQNLEQRNIHSNSEQDSLMKKVRRWMENNL; encoded by the coding sequence ATGGAAGATGCACCCATTGTTACAGCATTAGATCTAGGTTCATCTCTTGTCAAAGTTGTGATCGGGCGCCTTGTCAATGAATACGAAATCGAAATTATAGGAACAGGTTCTTATCCTTCCGGAGGAATCAAAAACGGTTCTATTGTAAATATTGAAACTACAACAAAGTCCATCATCGAAGCCTTTGGCGATGCGGAACTTATGGCCGGCCAAGAGGTGAGTGCAGTTGTTGTAAATGTTTCCGGCAAATCCGTACATGGATTTAATGAAAAAGGAATCATCGCGATCACAAACAGAGAACGCACTGTTTCCGAGATGGACATTATGCGTGTTGTGGAAGCTGCCCAATCGGTTCACGTTCCGGGCGACCAACAAGTCATTCATGTTTTAACAAAAGAGTTCAAAGTAGACGATCAGGTAAATATCAAAGATCCCATTGGTATGACTGGTGTTAGGTTGGAAGCGGAGGTACATATCGTATCCTGCGGTTCCACCGCTTTAAATAATATCGATCGTTGTGTCGAACAGTCGGGACTCATTCAAATGGATCGTGTATTGTCCTCGCTTGCTTCTTCGGAAGCGGTTTTGACTTCCGGGGAAAAGGACTTGGGAACCGTAGTCGTCGATATCGGTTCCGGAATTTGTGATATTATCGTCTATGTGGACGGAGGGATCGCTTTTTCTTCCGTAGTGCCTTTCGGCGGATTCCACATAACAAGCGATCTATCCATCGGTTTGAAAACCACGATCGAAACCGCGGAAATTCTTAAAAAAAGATACGGCCATACGCAGATAGACCAGATAGATCCCACCGAAAAAATAGAAATTCCCGCCATCTCGGGAAGAGCTGCACGCTCGATTTTCCGCCAGGAATTGGTGGAAATCATGGAGCCAAGAGTCAGAGAAATTCTGGAAATGGTGGATCACGAATTGAACAGATCCGGGTTTAAACCTGCATTAGCCGGTGGAGTTATCCTTACGGGTGGAACATCCTTGCTCCATGGAATCGATGTTTTGGCGGAAGAAGTATTCCGATTGTCTGTTGGACGTGCAAAACCCGCTGGACTAACCGGCCTCACGGATAAAGTTTCTTCGCCTGAATATGCAACGGCGATCGGTTTGATTAAATACGTTTCAAAATTACAGAACTTAGAACAGAGAAATATACATTCTAATTCTGAACAAGATAGTTTGATGAAGAAGGTTCGTCGTTGGATGGAGAATAATCTCTAA
- the ftsZ gene encoding cell division protein FtsZ — protein MLYLEEERTSPAIIKVVGVGGGGMNAVTRMINSAMKGVDFLVMNTDEQVLLKSPIEHKIQLGTKVTRGMGAGGDPELGQKAALEDKDRIVAALKGADMVFVTAGMGGGTGTGAAPIIAAIAKEMKCLVVGVVTVPFSFEGKRRADLAKQGLDLLRSNVDTLITIRNDSIFQVVDKTTPVDQAFRVIDDILLNGVRGISDIVNHPGIINVDFADVKTIMKDTGDAILGVGEGRGETRVTEAVEQAVNNSLLEDSSIQGAKSLLINVTGGSDLTIHEWNEVSQIITAQADPDANIIIGLNEDMSLEDRIRVTVIATGFQKKGFQRQNARESKAVGAEEQTVAPMVYLRKAEERKVEKEPSHFESNRNFKSGGGRMLGNNRSSQNSPFQNFGEDYDIPAFLRRKNET, from the coding sequence ATGTTGTACCTAGAAGAAGAAAGAACTAGCCCGGCCATTATAAAAGTAGTTGGAGTCGGCGGCGGCGGAATGAATGCCGTAACAAGAATGATCAACTCTGCAATGAAAGGTGTTGATTTTCTTGTGATGAATACCGATGAACAAGTGTTATTAAAATCTCCTATTGAGCATAAAATCCAACTGGGAACGAAAGTAACCCGCGGAATGGGCGCGGGTGGTGATCCCGAGCTTGGCCAAAAAGCCGCATTGGAAGACAAAGATAGAATTGTGGCCGCTTTGAAAGGCGCAGATATGGTTTTCGTTACTGCGGGGATGGGAGGAGGGACCGGAACAGGTGCCGCTCCGATCATTGCAGCAATTGCAAAAGAGATGAAATGTCTGGTAGTAGGTGTAGTTACGGTTCCTTTTTCTTTCGAGGGAAAAAGACGTGCGGACCTCGCCAAACAAGGTTTAGATCTTTTGCGCTCCAATGTTGATACGCTCATTACAATTCGCAATGATTCTATTTTTCAGGTAGTGGACAAAACCACTCCCGTAGATCAGGCTTTCCGGGTGATCGATGATATTTTGTTAAACGGTGTTCGCGGAATCAGTGATATAGTCAACCATCCGGGAATTATCAATGTGGATTTTGCCGATGTCAAAACCATTATGAAAGATACTGGGGATGCTATTTTAGGTGTGGGAGAAGGTCGCGGAGAGACCAGAGTTACCGAAGCTGTGGAACAGGCGGTCAATAATTCGTTGTTAGAAGATTCTTCCATACAAGGTGCCAAATCTTTACTCATCAATGTTACCGGGGGAAGTGATCTTACCATTCATGAATGGAATGAAGTATCGCAAATCATTACCGCGCAAGCGGATCCGGACGCAAATATCATCATCGGCTTAAATGAAGATATGAGTCTGGAAGATAGAATTCGAGTGACTGTGATTGCCACTGGTTTTCAAAAGAAAGGATTTCAAAGGCAAAATGCGCGTGAATCGAAAGCTGTCGGTGCTGAAGAACAGACTGTCGCTCCTATGGTATACCTTCGAAAAGCGGAAGAGAGGAAGGTGGAAAAAGAACCTTCTCATTTTGAATCCAACAGGAATTTTAAATCGGGAGGGGGAAGAATGCTCGGTAACAACCGTTCGTCGCAAAATTCACCTTTCCAAAATTTCGGCGAGGATTATGATATCCCCGCTTTTTTAAGAAGAAAGAACGAAACTTAA
- a CDS encoding penicillin-binding protein activator LpoB, protein MNKAFISCFSIVFILGCSSGAKRLDNNTDYVADSGGLTSQELVRAAEKLADEIGVFFKENPQEAGVFVAHFPTRNDTSEQIQTELFDNAFVSKLIKNKVYTVRTKTREQSLNEIQFSLSGLTSNRLSIGKLKSPNYFVRADINENLFTADGEKIVEQSINIELVEVETTIAVWSEKVSYRKQAVRGNKGVGW, encoded by the coding sequence ATGAACAAAGCATTCATTTCCTGTTTCAGCATCGTATTTATTTTAGGTTGTTCCAGCGGAGCCAAACGGTTGGATAATAACACGGACTACGTTGCGGATTCCGGCGGATTGACTAGCCAGGAATTGGTTCGCGCCGCTGAAAAGTTAGCCGATGAAATCGGAGTATTTTTTAAAGAAAATCCGCAGGAAGCCGGCGTATTTGTCGCCCACTTTCCAACACGCAATGACACTTCCGAACAAATTCAAACGGAACTCTTTGACAATGCATTCGTTTCCAAACTGATTAAAAACAAAGTTTATACCGTTCGCACTAAGACCAGAGAACAGTCATTAAACGAAATTCAATTCAGCCTTTCCGGTCTTACTTCCAACAGATTATCCATCGGGAAATTAAAATCTCCCAATTACTTTGTACGGGCAGACATCAATGAAAACCTGTTTACTGCAGACGGCGAAAAAATCGTAGAACAGTCGATCAATATCGAATTGGTAGAAGTGGAAACAACCATCGCAGTATGGTCTGAAAAAGTATCCTATCGCAAACAAGCGGTTCGCGGAAACAAAGGTGTTGGTTGGTAA
- the nadA gene encoding quinolinate synthase NadA has protein sequence MSLVTNDELVSKLKPIFLDHEIEGRILPLVAEINRLKKEKNAVLLGHNYMTPDVFWGVSDIIGDSLYLSKMAKDTTADIILFNGVHFMAETAKILSPNKKVLIADPKAGCSLAESITREDVRKLKAQYPGVPVVTYVNCSAEVKAETDVCCTSANAVQIVNAMETDTVIFLPDEYLAGNVRNNTTKKIISHPGRCMVHEIYTPEDIQTAKRLFGGELTVISHPECHEDVVKVSDFSGSTSQMIDFVKNSKTNKIMLVTECSMGDNIKSEFPEKEFVSTCQTCPHMKKITLEKVRDALLYEQFEIFLDEEVIRLAQKSVNRMLELSYKK, from the coding sequence ATGTCATTAGTCACAAACGATGAGTTAGTCTCAAAACTTAAACCGATCTTTTTGGATCATGAAATCGAAGGGAGAATTCTCCCTTTGGTCGCCGAAATCAATCGTTTGAAAAAAGAAAAAAATGCGGTGCTTCTCGGCCATAATTATATGACCCCCGACGTATTCTGGGGAGTTTCCGATATCATCGGAGATTCTCTTTATCTTTCCAAGATGGCAAAGGATACCACGGCAGATATTATTCTTTTCAACGGAGTCCATTTTATGGCGGAAACGGCAAAGATACTTTCGCCTAACAAAAAGGTACTGATTGCTGATCCGAAAGCGGGATGTTCTCTCGCTGAATCCATCACCAGGGAAGACGTAAGAAAACTAAAAGCCCAATATCCGGGAGTTCCCGTCGTAACGTATGTGAACTGTTCTGCGGAAGTGAAAGCCGAGACGGATGTATGTTGTACTTCCGCCAATGCGGTACAAATCGTCAACGCGATGGAAACGGACACTGTGATCTTTTTGCCGGATGAATACTTGGCCGGAAACGTTCGAAACAATACGACGAAAAAGATTATTTCCCATCCGGGACGATGTATGGTGCATGAAATCTACACTCCGGAAGATATCCAAACAGCAAAGCGGTTGTTTGGTGGGGAGCTCACTGTGATCTCTCATCCGGAATGCCATGAAGACGTGGTAAAAGTTTCCGACTTTTCCGGATCCACTTCCCAAATGATCGACTTTGTAAAAAATTCAAAAACAAACAAGATCATGCTCGTGACCGAATGTTCCATGGGAGACAATATAAAATCCGAATTTCCCGAAAAGGAATTCGTATCCACATGTCAAACCTGCCCGCATATGAAAAAAATCACTTTGGAAAAAGTGAGAGATGCTTTGCTCTACGAACAGTTTGAAATCTTTTTAGACGAGGAAGTGATTCGTTTGGCTCAAAAGTCGGTCAATCGTATGTTAGAGTTGAGTTATAAAAAGTAG
- the ispF gene encoding 2-C-methyl-D-erythritol 2,4-cyclodiphosphate synthase, which produces MFRIGNGIDFHKLIHEPFRPLMLAGVEVKSEYAFLGHSDADVILHAVSDAILGALSLGDIGQHFPDTDPSIKNINSSLITQKCISLITERGWKLVNVDCTYVGDLPKINPIRSELIQSLANILSLPLDCVSIKATTSEGMGALGRSEGVMVMATALLEKSSKK; this is translated from the coding sequence ATGTTTAGAATCGGAAACGGAATAGATTTCCATAAATTGATACACGAACCTTTTCGCCCGCTTATGTTAGCTGGGGTGGAAGTCAAATCCGAATACGCTTTCCTGGGGCATAGCGATGCGGATGTGATCTTGCATGCAGTGTCCGATGCGATCTTAGGTGCCTTGTCTCTGGGTGATATCGGTCAGCATTTTCCTGACACCGACCCTTCGATCAAAAACATAAACTCTTCCCTCATCACTCAAAAATGCATTTCCCTCATCACGGAACGCGGTTGGAAATTGGTAAACGTAGATTGTACCTACGTGGGAGATCTTCCTAAGATAAATCCCATCCGATCCGAGCTCATCCAATCATTGGCAAATATTCTGTCTTTGCCTTTGGATTGTGTTTCGATTAAGGCGACCACATCCGAAGGAATGGGCGCCCTCGGCAGATCGGAAGGTGTAATGGTTATGGCCACTGCCTTGTTGGAAAAAAGCTCTAAAAAATAA
- a CDS encoding SpoIIE family protein phosphatase, with protein sequence MPEEGSKLLSAREISSRRVSGLIKAYLQEYQSYSGSNPFPEIVEEATFRKILKDSNFWISQDLEDRLISTIAKSVDISGLLYHLGTETLITNAFDLLPLDDTKIFIDELIHRIPILINRLTRTVFLHIFFTGPKTALFQFEYLSRYKEKWYDAIFFQGMLNGLAVLYELKDYKINMTKTRLFGIHVSHKDLGDDIVFGADVNEYRLTWTDEPLSLSRAIANEDQNSNNRHKVMIVSRGDTLNEKISIVDINDVVDKSRELAIENRDLEAAVEVLKSFKFELEKKQLSIAKDLRLAKNIQKGLIPQIIPDWKGIQFWTAYYPMQEVSGDYYDYFPFASDRLGVVVCDVSGHGVPAAFITALSKMLFTNYKMGKPSETFKFINRDLLDLVKQQGYTTCVYALIQDDYKIVYSTAGHPRPILHRARTNKAEILEGEGTFLGMFPEGGDTYKDHSVQLEPGDKLFLYTDGITEAESDKGVPYGEERLLNAIESCADMTIQETIEHIMQLHKEFTMGTDPMDDITLLGWQLSTKLPEFNDYKKLGDESYKAKNFAKACEYFQQAYEILPRELNTQLIYGRALAHSRKFEEASSLLESYNRFKTNNYISHAVLGFCYYKLESFEKAELEWKKAHSLKDDNLSVLYNLAMVYLKLGAKAKMRDMLDRMKRIDIQNQNIIPLEKKWESMLDEE encoded by the coding sequence ATGCCAGAGGAAGGATCAAAATTATTATCCGCTAGAGAAATTTCTTCCAGAAGGGTTTCGGGGCTGATCAAAGCCTATCTCCAGGAATACCAAAGTTATTCCGGATCAAATCCGTTTCCTGAGATTGTGGAGGAAGCAACATTCCGAAAAATCCTAAAAGATTCCAATTTTTGGATTTCTCAGGATTTGGAAGACCGGTTGATTTCCACCATTGCCAAATCCGTAGATATTTCCGGGCTTTTGTACCATCTGGGAACGGAAACTCTGATTACAAACGCTTTCGATCTGCTTCCTTTGGATGATACGAAAATCTTCATAGACGAATTGATCCATCGGATACCTATCTTAATTAACCGCCTAACAAGAACTGTATTTTTGCATATTTTTTTCACAGGCCCGAAGACTGCGTTATTCCAATTCGAATACCTTTCCCGTTATAAGGAAAAATGGTATGACGCTATTTTTTTTCAAGGTATGCTGAACGGACTCGCCGTTCTGTATGAATTGAAAGATTACAAAATCAATATGACCAAAACCAGGTTATTCGGAATTCACGTATCCCACAAAGATCTTGGAGACGATATCGTTTTCGGTGCGGACGTAAACGAATACCGTTTAACGTGGACAGACGAACCACTGAGCCTTTCCCGTGCCATTGCAAACGAAGATCAAAACAGTAACAATCGCCATAAAGTTATGATAGTATCCAGAGGGGATACTTTGAACGAAAAAATCTCCATCGTCGATATCAATGACGTTGTGGATAAATCCAGAGAACTTGCCATCGAGAATAGGGATTTGGAAGCGGCTGTCGAAGTTTTAAAATCGTTTAAATTCGAACTGGAAAAGAAACAATTGTCCATTGCTAAGGACCTTCGTCTTGCAAAGAACATTCAAAAAGGTTTGATTCCTCAAATCATTCCCGATTGGAAAGGGATTCAATTTTGGACCGCATATTATCCCATGCAGGAAGTCAGCGGAGATTATTACGATTATTTTCCATTCGCATCTGATCGGTTAGGTGTCGTTGTCTGCGATGTATCCGGTCACGGAGTGCCGGCGGCATTTATCACTGCTCTGTCCAAGATGTTGTTCACCAATTACAAAATGGGAAAACCTTCGGAGACGTTTAAATTTATCAACAGGGATTTGCTTGATTTGGTAAAACAGCAAGGTTATACGACTTGCGTATACGCTTTGATCCAAGACGATTATAAAATAGTTTATTCTACCGCGGGTCATCCCAGACCGATTTTGCATCGCGCGCGTACCAACAAAGCTGAAATTCTGGAAGGAGAAGGAACATTTCTAGGGATGTTTCCGGAAGGTGGAGATACCTATAAGGATCACTCCGTTCAATTGGAACCCGGCGATAAATTATTTCTTTATACGGACGGGATCACCGAGGCGGAAAGTGACAAAGGTGTTCCATACGGAGAAGAACGGTTGTTAAATGCAATCGAGTCTTGTGCCGATATGACAATCCAGGAAACCATAGAACATATCATGCAACTTCATAAGGAATTCACTATGGGAACGGATCCTATGGATGATATTACTTTATTGGGATGGCAACTTTCCACAAAACTTCCCGAATTCAACGATTACAAAAAGTTAGGTGATGAAAGCTATAAGGCGAAAAACTTTGCAAAGGCTTGTGAATATTTTCAACAAGCGTATGAGATTTTGCCGAGGGAATTGAACACTCAGTTGATTTACGGAAGAGCACTCGCTCATTCGCGAAAATTCGAGGAAGCATCCTCTTTGCTTGAATCTTATAATCGGTTTAAAACGAATAATTATATTTCTCATGCGGTGCTCGGGTTTTGTTATTATAAGCTGGAATCTTTCGAAAAAGCGGAATTGGAATGGAAGAAGGCCCATTCTTTGAAAGATGATAACTTGTCCGTTCTTTATAATCTGGCAATGGTATACTTGAAGCTTGGTGCAAAGGCGAAGATGAGAGATATGTTGGATCGAATGAAACGGATCGACATACAAAATCAAAACATTATCCCTTTGGAAAAGAAATGGGAATCAATGTTAGATGAAGAATAG
- a CDS encoding lipocalin-like domain-containing protein, whose product MKNRFLILLYLFFNLVAFKFPEDHNFHGDYGIEWCYFVGHLVTTENLKFGYELSFFKVTLKDKDSVSKIEIFPVHFAISDPNKQIHYSNDVLHRNLGGLAGFDKNLIWSGEYHLQILGKDRFHITANPKNKKISLDFDLEGSGRILSHGKEGYSVKSNKRPGIFSYYYSYPRLKTKGGFSVEGKKYNLLSGVSWMDHEWSGALEDIKKDPSMSYSLGAQTTGWDWICLSAEDGSDLVVFRFKENSTAKPETFGTYRDPGGKVFSYSKEDEVSMNPTSDDKWKSPDTKIEYPLHWNIRTPNAKWEVSTAFDKQEFDARKSTGTIYWEGMVSAEGTSSDGKKIKANGYLELKGYSYKKKWWEP is encoded by the coding sequence ATGAAGAATAGATTCTTAATTTTACTTTATCTGTTTTTCAATCTGGTTGCGTTCAAATTTCCGGAAGATCATAATTTTCACGGAGACTACGGAATCGAATGGTGTTATTTCGTCGGTCATTTGGTTACGACGGAAAATCTGAAATTCGGATACGAACTTTCTTTTTTCAAAGTGACTTTAAAAGACAAAGATTCCGTTTCTAAAATAGAAATTTTTCCGGTTCATTTTGCGATCTCGGATCCGAACAAACAAATCCATTATAGTAATGATGTATTGCACAGGAACTTGGGCGGACTTGCGGGCTTTGATAAAAATCTGATTTGGAGTGGTGAATACCATCTGCAAATTTTAGGAAAGGATCGTTTTCATATCACTGCAAATCCCAAAAATAAAAAGATAAGCCTTGATTTTGATTTGGAAGGATCGGGTCGGATTCTATCGCATGGTAAAGAGGGATATTCCGTTAAATCAAATAAGAGGCCCGGGATATTTTCGTATTACTATAGTTATCCGAGACTTAAAACGAAAGGTGGGTTTTCGGTAGAAGGTAAAAAATACAATTTATTGTCGGGTGTGTCCTGGATGGATCATGAGTGGAGTGGTGCCTTGGAAGATATTAAAAAAGATCCAAGCATGTCCTATTCGCTTGGCGCGCAAACAACCGGTTGGGATTGGATTTGTTTATCCGCCGAAGATGGAAGTGATTTGGTTGTTTTTCGATTTAAAGAAAATTCGACTGCAAAGCCGGAAACGTTCGGAACTTACAGGGATCCGGGCGGAAAAGTTTTTTCCTATTCCAAAGAAGATGAAGTCAGCATGAACCCTACTTCCGATGATAAATGGAAAAGCCCCGATACAAAAATCGAATATCCTCTTCATTGGAACATTCGAACTCCCAATGCGAAGTGGGAAGTCTCTACGGCTTTCGATAAACAGGAGTTCGATGCAAGAAAAAGTACGGGAACTATTTATTGGGAAGGGATGGTGTCGGCTGAGGGAACTTCATCGGATGGAAAAAAAATAAAGGCTAATGGTTATTTAGAATTGAAGGGATATTCCTATAAGAAGAAATGGTGGGAGCCTTAA
- a CDS encoding ABC transporter permease subunit, with amino-acid sequence MWRYFLKRFLLIFPTLIGITFLVFLISHLAPGGPLDSEIAKIKGAANLAGASSKQISAEEVELIKKRLHLDKPIPIAYLYWLGQIVTFDLGESRLHSRKVTDLIVEKLPVSLTFGLSGFFLTYLICIPLGIKKALKEGTLYDLYTSLIIFFTYSIPVFAFAMLLLFLFASGEVFSFFPLGHEVSDYYEDMSAWGKINDRLSHMFLPVLCYVIGSFAVLTLLMKNSLLDQIAKEYVRTAVSKGLSFKDAVFKHAFRNSLIPIATGFGSNLTLIFSGSLFIELVFNIDGMGLLSFEAVKERDTDLMMGLLLAQSFLGLVGKIISDFCYVAIDPRINFE; translated from the coding sequence ATGTGGAGATATTTTTTAAAGAGATTCCTTTTGATTTTCCCTACATTGATAGGAATCACGTTTTTGGTATTTTTGATTTCCCATTTGGCTCCCGGCGGTCCGCTGGATAGTGAGATTGCAAAAATCAAAGGTGCTGCAAATCTTGCAGGTGCCTCTTCGAAACAGATTTCAGCAGAAGAAGTCGAACTGATCAAAAAACGACTTCATTTGGACAAACCGATCCCCATTGCTTATTTATACTGGTTGGGTCAGATTGTTACGTTTGATTTGGGAGAGTCCAGACTTCATTCCCGAAAAGTCACCGATCTCATTGTAGAGAAATTGCCTGTGTCTTTGACATTCGGATTGTCCGGTTTTTTTCTTACCTATCTGATTTGCATTCCTTTGGGGATCAAGAAAGCTTTGAAGGAAGGGACTCTTTACGATTTGTATACCAGTCTGATTATCTTTTTCACTTATTCCATTCCCGTATTCGCCTTCGCCATGTTATTGTTATTTCTTTTTGCATCGGGAGAGGTTTTTTCCTTTTTTCCTTTGGGTCATGAAGTGTCCGATTATTACGAAGATATGAGTGCTTGGGGAAAGATAAACGACCGCTTGAGTCATATGTTTTTGCCTGTACTATGTTATGTGATCGGGTCGTTTGCCGTGCTGACTCTTCTTATGAAAAACAGTCTGCTCGATCAAATAGCGAAAGAGTATGTAAGAACGGCCGTATCGAAGGGGCTTAGTTTCAAAGATGCGGTTTTCAAACATGCATTTCGAAATTCTTTGATTCCCATTGCCACGGGGTTCGGAAGCAATTTAACGTTGATCTTTTCTGGATCTTTGTTTATAGAATTGGTTTTCAATATAGACGGTATGGGACTTCTCAGTTTTGAGGCGGTCAAAGAAAGAGATACAGACCTAATGATGGGACTACTTTTAGCACAAAGTTTTTTAGGTTTGGTTGGGAAAATTATATCTGACTTTTGTTATGTGGCGATAGATCCGCGTATCAACTTCGAATAA